One genomic segment of Coffea arabica cultivar ET-39 chromosome 6e, Coffea Arabica ET-39 HiFi, whole genome shotgun sequence includes these proteins:
- the LOC113694951 gene encoding AMP deaminase isoform X8, with translation MSVGKSNHASSAKRSGHLIRPTSPKSPVASVSAFESVEGSDDEDNMTDSAGLNDAYLHANGNADLPDHRNANNGEQMAMSASSMIRSHSVSGDLHSVQPDPVAADILRKEPEQETFVKLKIAPRETPSPDEVDVYRNLQVCLEMRKTYVFREAVAPWEKEIITDPSTPKPIPNPFDYMPERKSDHSFQMEDGVVQVYANKEATEKLFPVADATTFFTDLHHILKVIAAGNIRTLCHHRLVLLEQKFNLHLMLNADREFLAQKSAPHRDFYNVRKVDTHVHHSACMNQKHLLRFIKSKLRKEPDEVVIFRDGTYLTLKEVFESLDLSGYDLNVDLLDVHADKSTFHRFDKFNLKYNPCGQSRLREIFLKQENLIQGRFLGELTKQVFSDLEASKYQVRPLCMAEYRVSIYGRKQSEWDQLASWIVNNDLYSENVVWLIQLPRLYNVYKEMGIVTSFQNILDNVFLPLFEVTVDPDSHPQLHVFLKQVVGFDLVDDESKPERRPTKHMPTPAQWTNIFNPAYSYYIYYCYANLYTLNKLRESKGMTTIKLRPHSGEAGDVDHLAATFLTAHNIAHGINLRKSPVLQYLYYLAQIGLAMSPLSNNSLFLDYHRNPFPMFFLRGLNVSLSTDDPLQIHLTKEPLVEEYSIAASVWKLSSCDICEIARNSVYQSGFSHVLKSHWVGKEYYKRGPDGNDIHKTNVPHIRLEFRDMKFYLLEWSLVDDGGLCLKISFQNPSWIR, from the exons ATGAGTGTTG GGAAATCTAATCATGCAAGTTCTGCCAAGAGATCTGGGCATCTTATCAGACCCACTTCTCCCAAGTCTCCTGTTGCTAGTGTCAGTGCTTTTGAAAGTGTGGAAGGATCAGATGATGAAGATAATATGACTGACAGTGCTGGACTAAACGATGCATATCTACATGCCAATGGGAATGCG GATTTACCGGATCACAGGAATGCCAATAATGGAGAGCAAATGGCTATGTCTGCATCAAGTATGATTCGATCCCATAGCGTATCTGGTGATCTGCACAGTGTGCAACCAGACCCTGTGGCTGCGGACATTCTCAGAAAAGAACCAGAACAGGAAACCTTTGTGAAGCTGAAAATTGCCCCAAGGG AGACACCATCTCCTGATGAAGTGGACGTCTATCGGAATCTGCAAGTGTGCCTAGAAATGAGAAAGACATATGTATTTAGGGAAGCTGTTGCGCCATGGGAAAAGGAAATCATAACTGATCCAAGCACACCAAAGCCCATTCCAAATCCATTTGATTATATGCCAGAACGAAAATCTGAT CATTCTTTTCAGATGGAAGATGGAGTTGTGCAAGTTTATGCTAATAAGGAGG CAACGGAGAAACTTTTCCCAGTAGCTGATGCAACCACCTTTTTCACTGACCTGCACCACATCCTTAAAGTTATTGCTGCGGGGAATATTCGGACACTATGTCACCATCGCCTAGTACTTTTAGAACAA AAATTCAACCTCCATTTGATGCTTAATGCTGATCGGGAATTCCTTGCTCAAAAAAGTGCCCCACACCGTGACTTCTATAATGTCAGGAAAGTCGACACCCACGTTCACCACTCAGCCTGCATGAACCAGAAGCATCTTTTGAGGTTTATAAAGTCAAAGCTGAGGAAAGAGCCTGACGAG GTTGTCATATTTCGTGATGGTACCTATTTGACATTGAAAGAAGTTTTTGAGAGCTTGGATTTATCTGG GTATGATCTGAATGTTGACCTACTGGATGTTCATGCTGACAAGAGCACCTTTCATCGATTTGACAAGTTTAATCTTAAGTACAACCCTTGTGGTCAAAGTAGGCTAAGGGAGATTTTTCTGAAGCAGGAAAACCTTATACAGG GTCGTTTCCTTGGTGAGCTGACTAAGCAAGTTTTTTCTGATCTTGAAGCAAGCAAATATCAAGTGCGTCCTTTGTGT ATGGCTGAATACAGGGTATCCATATATGGCAGAAAGCAGAGTGAGTGGGACCAGCTGGCTAGTTGGATAGTAAACAATGACTTGTATAGCGAGAATGTTGTCTGGTTGATTCAG CTTCCAAGACTCTACAATGTCTACAAGGAAATGGGAATTGTGACATCTTTTCAGAACATTCTTGATAATGTTTTCCTTCCTTTGTTTGAGGTTACTGTGGATCCAGATTCACATCCTcagttgcatgttttcttgaagCAG GTGGTTGGATTTGATTTGGTGGACGATGAAAGTAAGCCAGAAAGACGTCCTACAAAACACATGCCGACACCTGCTCAGTGGACCAACATATTCAATCCTGCATACTCATACTACATTTACTATTGTTATGCTAACTTATACACCTTAAATAAG CTTCGCGAGTCAAAAGGAATGACCACTATCAAACTCCGTCCACATTCTGGAGAG GCTGGTGATGTTGACCACCTTGCAGCGACATTTCTTACTGCTCATAATATTGCGCATGGAATCAACTTGAGAAAATCTCCTGTACTTCAGTATTTGTACTACCTGGCCCAG ATTGGTCTTGCCATGTCTCCACTGAGCAACAACTCATTGTTTTTGGACTACCATCGGAATCCATTTCCCATGTTTTTCCTGCGTGGCCTCAATGTGTCGCTTTCAACTGATGATCCTTTGCAGATTCACCTAACAAAAGAGCCCCTCGTGGAAGAATACAGCATTGCAGCTTCT GTTTGGAAGTTAAGTtcatgtgatatatgtgagattgCACGGAATTCAGTTTATCAATCTGGTTTCTCTCATGTACTGAAG TCTCACTGGGTCGGGAAGGAATACTACAAGAGAGGACCAGACGGGAATGATATTCACAAGACAAACGTACCTCATATCCGCCTTGAATTTCGTGATATG AAGTTTTACCTTTTGGAATGGTCTTTGGTTGATGATGGAGGCCTCTGTTTGAAGATTAGCTTCCAAAATCCAAGTTGGATCAGATGA
- the LOC113694965 gene encoding uncharacterized protein, with translation MAGGGNFIHRVMSYVANELIVNGLANSPAFQRFAVRTSKRIENVSVKAAEVKKKVSEQVAKNFESFKNE, from the exons ATGGCTGGAGGAGGAAATTTCATCCATCGGGTCATGTCTTACGTCGCCAACGAGCTCATCGTGAATGGCCTCGCGAACAG TCCTGCTTTCCAAAGATTTGCAGTTAGGACATCGAAGAGGATAGAGAACGTTTCTGTCAAAG CCGCAGAGGTGAAGAAAAAAGTTTCGGAGCAGGTGGCCAAAAATTTCGAG TCCTTCAAGAATGAGTGA
- the LOC113694951 gene encoding AMP deaminase isoform X9 — MTDSAGLNDAYLHANGNADLPDHRNANNGEQMAMSASSMIRSHSVSGDLHSVQPDPVAADILRKEPEQETFVKLKIAPRETPSPDEVDVYRNLQVCLEMRKTYVFREAVAPWEKEIITDPSTPKPIPNPFDYMPERKSDHSFQMEDGVVQVYANKEATEKLFPVADATTFFTDLHHILKVIAAGNIRTLCHHRLVLLEQKFNLHLMLNADREFLAQKSAPHRDFYNVRKVDTHVHHSACMNQKHLLRFIKSKLRKEPDEVVIFRDGTYLTLKEVFESLDLSGYDLNVDLLDVHADKSTFHRFDKFNLKYNPCGQSRLREIFLKQENLIQGRFLGELTKQVFSDLEASKYQVRPLCMAEYRVSIYGRKQSEWDQLASWIVNNDLYSENVVWLIQLPRLYNVYKEMGIVTSFQNILDNVFLPLFEVTVDPDSHPQLHVFLKQVVGFDLVDDESKPERRPTKHMPTPAQWTNIFNPAYSYYIYYCYANLYTLNKLRESKGMTTIKLRPHSGEAGDVDHLAATFLTAHNIAHGINLRKSPVLQYLYYLAQIGLAMSPLSNNSLFLDYHRNPFPMFFLRGLNVSLSTDDPLQIHLTKEPLVEEYSIAASVWKLSSCDICEIARNSVYQSGFSHVLKSHWVGKEYYKRGPDGNDIHKTNVPHIRLEFRDMKFYLLEWSLVDDGGLCLKISFQNPSWIR; from the exons ATGACTGACAGTGCTGGACTAAACGATGCATATCTACATGCCAATGGGAATGCG GATTTACCGGATCACAGGAATGCCAATAATGGAGAGCAAATGGCTATGTCTGCATCAAGTATGATTCGATCCCATAGCGTATCTGGTGATCTGCACAGTGTGCAACCAGACCCTGTGGCTGCGGACATTCTCAGAAAAGAACCAGAACAGGAAACCTTTGTGAAGCTGAAAATTGCCCCAAGGG AGACACCATCTCCTGATGAAGTGGACGTCTATCGGAATCTGCAAGTGTGCCTAGAAATGAGAAAGACATATGTATTTAGGGAAGCTGTTGCGCCATGGGAAAAGGAAATCATAACTGATCCAAGCACACCAAAGCCCATTCCAAATCCATTTGATTATATGCCAGAACGAAAATCTGAT CATTCTTTTCAGATGGAAGATGGAGTTGTGCAAGTTTATGCTAATAAGGAGG CAACGGAGAAACTTTTCCCAGTAGCTGATGCAACCACCTTTTTCACTGACCTGCACCACATCCTTAAAGTTATTGCTGCGGGGAATATTCGGACACTATGTCACCATCGCCTAGTACTTTTAGAACAA AAATTCAACCTCCATTTGATGCTTAATGCTGATCGGGAATTCCTTGCTCAAAAAAGTGCCCCACACCGTGACTTCTATAATGTCAGGAAAGTCGACACCCACGTTCACCACTCAGCCTGCATGAACCAGAAGCATCTTTTGAGGTTTATAAAGTCAAAGCTGAGGAAAGAGCCTGACGAG GTTGTCATATTTCGTGATGGTACCTATTTGACATTGAAAGAAGTTTTTGAGAGCTTGGATTTATCTGG GTATGATCTGAATGTTGACCTACTGGATGTTCATGCTGACAAGAGCACCTTTCATCGATTTGACAAGTTTAATCTTAAGTACAACCCTTGTGGTCAAAGTAGGCTAAGGGAGATTTTTCTGAAGCAGGAAAACCTTATACAGG GTCGTTTCCTTGGTGAGCTGACTAAGCAAGTTTTTTCTGATCTTGAAGCAAGCAAATATCAAGTGCGTCCTTTGTGT ATGGCTGAATACAGGGTATCCATATATGGCAGAAAGCAGAGTGAGTGGGACCAGCTGGCTAGTTGGATAGTAAACAATGACTTGTATAGCGAGAATGTTGTCTGGTTGATTCAG CTTCCAAGACTCTACAATGTCTACAAGGAAATGGGAATTGTGACATCTTTTCAGAACATTCTTGATAATGTTTTCCTTCCTTTGTTTGAGGTTACTGTGGATCCAGATTCACATCCTcagttgcatgttttcttgaagCAG GTGGTTGGATTTGATTTGGTGGACGATGAAAGTAAGCCAGAAAGACGTCCTACAAAACACATGCCGACACCTGCTCAGTGGACCAACATATTCAATCCTGCATACTCATACTACATTTACTATTGTTATGCTAACTTATACACCTTAAATAAG CTTCGCGAGTCAAAAGGAATGACCACTATCAAACTCCGTCCACATTCTGGAGAG GCTGGTGATGTTGACCACCTTGCAGCGACATTTCTTACTGCTCATAATATTGCGCATGGAATCAACTTGAGAAAATCTCCTGTACTTCAGTATTTGTACTACCTGGCCCAG ATTGGTCTTGCCATGTCTCCACTGAGCAACAACTCATTGTTTTTGGACTACCATCGGAATCCATTTCCCATGTTTTTCCTGCGTGGCCTCAATGTGTCGCTTTCAACTGATGATCCTTTGCAGATTCACCTAACAAAAGAGCCCCTCGTGGAAGAATACAGCATTGCAGCTTCT GTTTGGAAGTTAAGTtcatgtgatatatgtgagattgCACGGAATTCAGTTTATCAATCTGGTTTCTCTCATGTACTGAAG TCTCACTGGGTCGGGAAGGAATACTACAAGAGAGGACCAGACGGGAATGATATTCACAAGACAAACGTACCTCATATCCGCCTTGAATTTCGTGATATG AAGTTTTACCTTTTGGAATGGTCTTTGGTTGATGATGGAGGCCTCTGTTTGAAGATTAGCTTCCAAAATCCAAGTTGGATCAGATGA